A window from Nothobranchius furzeri strain GRZ-AD chromosome 17, NfurGRZ-RIMD1, whole genome shotgun sequence encodes these proteins:
- the LOC129152986 gene encoding uncharacterized protein: MSEEHSTLRLVTEFSLSTVTDSVKQPIQESRMNEYSRIQALKQNISREREGFEETPFHQVISEPSTQSLDTEFMFPSVSGAVKQQIQETRMKENSIIQGLKFKLTALIQGLEEQMFKLQKDREDFEISKVRSIEEIEGMKSLLLDQRKDFEEERSRSDYEINQIQTFQQDERDLIELVKGNLAVQSNDLQGEKVRLHEEWHHLEQAKLQMKEVYENLQEENEKLKTHIKDIERAKADADREIENMKIQLEADKTLFEQTKKSSELEFVTMREALDDEKRQLDCEKTEFEKTKTETEQEIRDTIQMLNDEKMCLEFRTGHLNEEKRELEARSQLVDKQKATVEEERQELQEQIIKQNDEKKKLEETKIKLDQVYDKLLEGKAKLKKNIQKFKTNKAEMQEMMGSLEEQKKVFDETKKSSEQDLINMRKALDDEKLLLEASKENLNMQRIAFEHKKTETEQEIRDTIQMLHDEKMYLEIRIENLHEEKSEFEQKKTETEQEIRDTIQMLHDEKMYLEIRIENLHNEQSEFEHKKTETEQEIRDTIQMLHDEKMYLEIRIENLHNEQSEFEHKKTETEQEIRDTIQMLHDEKTYLEIRIENLHNEQSEFEHVTGLQDTIR, encoded by the coding sequence ATGTCTGAGGAGCACAGTACCCTGAGACTTGTGACTGAATTCAGTTTATCCACTGTCACCGATTCAGTTAAACAGCCAATCCAGGAATCCAGAATGAACGAATATAGTAGAATTCAAGCCTTAAAACAGAACATCAGTAGGGAGCGTGAAGGATTTGAGGAAACCCCGTTTCACCAAGTCATATCTGAGCCCAGTACTCAGAGCCTTGACACTGAATTCATGTTTCCCTCTGTCAGTGGTGCAGTTAAACAGCAAATTCAAGAAACCAGAATGAAGGAAAATTCTATTATTCAAGGATTAAAGTTTAAACTCACAGCTCTGATTCAAGGGCTTGAAGAACAAATGTTTAAACTTCAAAAAGATCGAGAAGATTTTGAAATCAGCAAAGTTAGGTCAATTGAGGAAATAGAGGGTATGAAATCTCTTCTGCTGGATCAGAGAAAAGACTTTGAAGAGGAAAGATCTCGATCAGATTACGAGATCAATCAAATTCAGACTTTTCAGCAAGATGAAAGAGATTTGATTGAACTTGTGAAAGGCAATTTAGCAGTTCAGAGCAACGACCTGCAGGGAGAAAAAGTAAGATTACACGAGGAATGGCATCATCTCGAGCAGGCAAAACTCCAAATGAAAGAGGTTTATGAAAACCTACAGGAGGAAAATGAGAAATTGAAGACGCACATAAAGGACATCGAGAGAGCCAAAGCAGACGCTGATAGAGAGATTGAAAACATGAAAATTCAACTCGAAGCAGATAAAACGTTGTTTGAACAGACGAAGAAAAGCTCAGAGCTGGAGTTTGTAACTATGAGAGAAGCTTTGGATGATGAGAAACGTCAGCTTGACTGTGAGAAAACAGAGTTTGAGAAAACAAAGACTGAAACTGAACAGGAGATAAGAGACACCATTCAAATGCTGAATGATGAGAAAATGTGTCTAGAATTTAGAACTGGACATCTAAACGAAGAGAAACGCGAGCTGGAAGCCAGATCCCAGCTCGTGGACAAGCAGAAGGCTACAGTTGAGGAAGAAAGGCAGGAACTTCAGGAACAAATTATTAAACAAAACGATGAGAAAAAGAAACTGGAGGAAACGAAGATCAAATTGGATCAGGTCTACGACAAACTGCTGGAAGGTAAAGctaaactgaagaaaaacatccaaaagtttAAGACTAACAAAGCAGAAATGCAGGAGATGATGGGAAGTCTAGAAGAACAGAAAAAGGTGTTCGACGAGACAAAGAAAAGCTCTGAGCAGGATTTAATAAATATGAGAAAAGCTCTGGATGATGAGAAACTTCTGCTTGAAGCTAGTAAAGAAAACCTAAATATGCAGAGAATTGCGTTCGAACACAAAAAGACTGAAACCGAACAGGAGATAAGAGACACCATTCAAATGCTGCATGATGAGAAAATGTATCTAGAAATTAGAATTGAAAATCTTCACGAAGAAAAATCTGAGTTTGAACAGAAAAAGACTGAAACTGAACAGGAGATAAGAGACACCATTCAAATGCTGCATGATGAGAAAATGTATCTAGAAATTAGAATTGAAAATCTTCACAATGAGCAATCTGAGTTTGAACACAAAAAGACTGAAACTGAACAGGAGATAAGAGACACCATTCAAATGCTGCATGATGAGAAAATGTATCTAGAAATTAGAATTGAAAATCTTCACAATGAGCAATCTGAGTTTGAACACAAAAAGACTGAAACCGAACAGGAGATAAGAGACACCATTCAAATGCTGCATGATGAGAAAACATATCTAGAAATTAGAATTGAAAATCTTCACAATGAGCAATCTGAGTTTGaacatgtaaccggattacaggatacaataagataa